The following nucleotide sequence is from Plasmodium sp. gorilla clade G2 genome assembly, chromosome: 11.
AGTCCAGTACCATTCCTTTTTCTCCCTATCactaaaatgaaaatataatatatatatatatatatatatatatgagggATTCTCATTATGTGTGTttgcttatatatataatataatttttcttaattttttttacaattcTTTTGGCTCCTTTAAATTTGCACTATTTACACGTATATTTTCAAAGAAACCTAAACTAACTAtaaaaagaaggaaaaaaaaaaaatatatatatattgtatatatatatattatatatatataatatttctatatttacacattttttattttacttatTATTCCATTCGAATCTGAACTTTTAACAAATCCCTctataatttcattttcaaAAGGTTGAAAAATAACCAATCGAAAAATAACCTTTAATCTTATTTCACCACTACCTTTTATAAtttccttattttttatttctattatatcATACAAACCAACACAAAAACCAACATTTTGTATGACCTAAGAAAAATTCATAAATAATTCAGAAGAAGAcataagatataaataaaacatagataaatattatgtataaattaaacagttcttttaaatttctttttttttttttgtaatggAACAcccaaaaatatatatattatatataaccaattacatatatattattatacatatatattattatacatatatattattatacttatatatgtttacatattttatcgTTTAAccttatcaatatatttagctcttaataaaaattcaataacattttttatttcgcTATCTTTAAAATGAGTTTCTATATTTAAAACATCTTCTATACGAAAAAGAGAAAACAtactatatattaaaaaggaaaaaaaaaaaataataataataataaaataataaataaataataaataaataataaataaattctatatatatattatatatataaatacacaaTGTTGTAATGTTGGATCATATATaaaggggaaaaaaaaaaaaaaaaaaaaaaaaaaaaaaaaaaaaaacatacatacatatattatatataatattaataaacaaaataatacattttttaaaatattatatataaaatcaatTTCTGTTTTCTATTccttttgatttttttttttttttcatatatcttttaattttattcattctatggaatattattaaaaaaaaaaaataataataataataataataatagttatatataatacaaaaggaataatataatgtattacattacatatatacaatctaacatatatattatattatatgtatatatatatatataatatatatatatacataatacgttcttttaatattattattattatataccaTTTTATGGAGAGTTAacacaaaaaagaaaaaaaaaaaaaaaaaaaaaaaaaaaaggaatctACACAATtgaagaaagaaaaatattccaaatatattcatatttccaactttcataaattataatatatatttatattaatatatttttttctatattttataatatatttattttcctttttattgatatatataataagaagagtatataatatattaatccatataatatatatattatatatttatttttttttttaacctttttcattttgctggccttaataaatttttatctgaacataaaaatatatattaataaaaattataattatatatatatatatatattattaatattataccttcattattttaagaatcaataaattatatattctattaattttttgtaattcTCAAGAGAGTATACACTC
It contains:
- a CDS encoding RNA polymerase subunit, putative encodes the protein MFSLFRIEDVLNIETHFKDSEIKNVIEFLLRAKYIDKVIQNVGFCVGLYDIIEIKNKEIIKGSGEIRLKVIFRLVIFQPFENEIIEGFVKSSDSNGIIISLGFFENIRVNSANLKEPKEFDREKKEWYWTYEGIKFFYTKDELIRVRILDTYFSDPNEMNKDESIPSMSITGTVQQDGLGLVKWWK